A window of Cryptomeria japonica chromosome 3, Sugi_1.0, whole genome shotgun sequence contains these coding sequences:
- the LOC131069570 gene encoding LOB domain-containing protein 1-like, which produces MKNENHGFSVLFLQGVEATQRDDMVTSMVYEASARVKDPVNGCASEVHKLQKQIAELESQLGTKEAELKHMRAQYDNLALPLPTGSLDAQLPVHPTDNHMMHEEVDPLLSWWPLWEV; this is translated from the coding sequence ATGAAGAACGAAAATCATGGTTTCTCTGTTCTGTTCCTTCAGGGTGTGGAAGCTACTCAAAGAGATGATATGGTAACTAGCATGGTGTATGAAGCAAGTGCAAGGGTGAAGGACCCTGTGAATGGCTGCGCAAGTGAAGTTCACAAACTTCAGAAGCAAATTGCTGAGCTGGAATCGCAGTTGGGAACCAAAGAAGCAGAGCTAAAGCATATGCGGGCTCAGTACGATAATCTTGCATTACCCTTGCCCACTGGATCACTTGATGCTCAACTTCCTGTACATCCAACAGATAATCACATGATGCATGAGGAGGTGGATCCCTTGCTGTCCTGGTGGCCGTTATGGGAAGTATAG